AGCAGTGATACTCTGTCAGCCCTACTCACCACGGTGCTGTTCACACAGTCCGAGCTGGGAAGACACACTGTCTTCACACCCTCcatgtttctctctttttctttgtgaGTGAACAACCAAGAGAACTCCACTGCCGCACCATCACCCGTCATGTGTGCCTGCAGTGTGACAGGGTCACCCAGGTACACTGCCTCCACAGTCGCACTGCTGGAGTCTGTGTGAAGAGATGGGGTGCAGGAGGGGACCCTCAGGGGGCCGTGAAGCACAGAGACCACCAAGCCGTGTGCAGAGGACTGGGAGACGGAGaggtggagggtggaggagagTGTGGAGAGGGGGTTGGAGACGCTGACGTCTGAACAGAAAATGACAGAATAAAatagagaaggagaaagaaggTGAAGACATAATAATACATATATTTAAGCAATGAATTATTCACCATTTGCTCTTGTGAACTTACTGAGTTCATATCTTCCTGGCATTTCCAAAATCCAGTCATGCGATGCAACAAAGGAGCCATCATCCAACACGTTGACACGCtgtgaactttgacctttaGGGGTCGTTTCCTGAAACTGAACAGTGACATAAGAGAGGTCCTGCCCTCGCACTTCCAGGATCCCTTAAAAATCACAGACAAAAAACtcatttaaaacagttaaatagaaacacaaatacatgctgcaaatattttttttaaatcatataaacATTAATTAAATATCCTGATATTTTTTCTAAGTGTGTAAATAtattatttcacattaaaaaatctAAAGTGAAGAGAGTGAAATCAGCAgaacatgaataaaatattttcctcTAACATAATCATTATTTTAGAATTAGATCTAATGCAGTTATTTTCTATACCATTACAATTATATCATggacattattttaaaatttatgATACAAATAAATTGTTGTTGATCATTTTTAACCACATTACACAGAGCATCtgcagctggtaacaaacaatattaaaaaatgtgttttccactGCAATATACAACTTAATCGTGTCTTAATTGTATCCAAATATGTATGTTAACATTTTTGAGAGGTGGCTTTGAGTGGTTTTTGCAAgtatgtctttttatttatttatttatttatctatttatttattgcaaaaATAACAGAACCTTGGTTATaagttgtaaaaaataaaaataaaataaactcaatAACACTGACTACGCAAATGCTATTTCTAAAATTCAGCCCACATGATAATTTATATGTAAcacatatatttataataaataatgtgATATAATTACAGTCAtgtaattataaaaataaaatgattaattataTAGTATTCATTCAAGCAAAAACTCAAGCTGAAGAATATACTACaggcaaaaaatatataaatttacACAATTACAGagtcacagaaaataaattagaaGGAAATAATGGGaacaaatttaaaagaaaatcaatgGAAGAAAACATCTTAACCAAAACAAACCTCCTCTACAAGTCAGACAGTATTTTTGTGACACTGgagttgagctatgtgcaacATGAAGAGTCATGTTTCCATGGACTACACCTGtgtaaaaaacagcagcagctgaccTGTGGGCTGGTGGGGGCGTCCAGCCAGGTTTCCAGAAACTACCAGAGCAAAAGTCCTCCCAGCCTGCACTCTGTGTGGAGACGTAGACAGATGAAGTCTATGCAGGAATGGTCCTTCAGTTCTGTAGAGTGCCATGGTTCCCTGTCCAGGCAGGTAGAGGACACTAGAAACAAGactcacagtaaaaaaaatcagcatggGCTTCAGGGACCGTGCACAGTTCATACTTCAAACCCTGTATGTGGGTGTAAATTCAAAACTGGTCCCTAAAACTCTCCTGatctttaaatgtctttcaCTATATGAATTTCTTCAGAGGATGGTAACATTCTGGACACAGAGGTTGGACCCTGAAAGAAAAATGGGCCGTCTGTCTCACCTTTGTCTTCCTCCTCTGACATCCTTTGTCCCTCCACTGGAAGATGTGTTGAAACACTCACTGGCCACCAAACCCTGTTGTTGGTTGCCACAGTAACAAGCCTCTGAGGTCAAGGCTGCCACCTGGTACCTTCCAGCAACAAATAGTGAAAGTTAATGAAATACTGTGTGAGTGCTGCACATGCATCCAGCTCATCTGCGCGGCATGTTAACATGTGCTGGGACACTTGAAATGAATGACTTGGTGCAAGTCTTTGCAACAATAAGCACATATTATATTCTTATGTTTAAAGCTTTTTGAGCCACTTGAGTTTGATTTCAGATTTTTCTAATAAGAGGGAAACAATGAAAGAAAATATGGACTTCAGTGTtgtatatattattttaaaaagatttgACCTGGTTGaaattatttcaaatatttcaGAGTGAGAACAGCATCACAGCTGGAggaatttatgttttaaaaaaatctgtttttaaacaTAATATGAGATCACTGTGGTACAATATTTTTAAGTGTCACCACTGAGAAATAACTGAAtccaataggattttattttttaatacgGTGGTTTTTCCTCGGTaattttacacaaacaaacaaaatgaaacaaacacactggaCGTGCTCTTTTACAGTCCCCCCTCAACTTACCCTTCATCCAGGCAGCGCACCGAGCAGGTTACCGGGTCAAGGTCACGGACACCTTTGGGTGCATATAGTCCGCTGCTGGCGTCGACGCACCCCACGAACCACGGTGAATCCTCGTGGTCCGGTGCAGGCTGTGCCACAGAGAAGGAGCGCAGTGAAACGAGCGTGCAGACAAAAGCAGCCAACATGTCTGATCTCCTCCGCACAAAGGCCGCACGAGCTCAGGAGAGCAGCTGGATGGACGGAGTGCGTCTGGTGAGGAGGACGCACGGGTGTCAgactgagaggagaggaggagtgggAGTGGAGAGCAGGTGCATTGACACCAGGTGAGAACAGAGAGGGACTGTATGGAAATGGAGGAAACTGGAAGCGTGACGAGGGAGGAAGCTGGGATCAAACAGAAACGACCTTCACAGTGCTATGCGATAAAAAATAGCGCAGAAATAAGCAAGACAGCGCGCATTTGTGACGGTAAGGATAAAATAGCAGTGAGTACGATTTAATCCAAGGCCGTGGTGTTGtatattcaattcagttcaatagaactttatttcttttgccagagaatgcttcaaattacagcaACACTAAGCACAGTAGCCACAATTTTTAAAGATTCCCAACTACTAAcagacaaccagtgggttccccgTGTCAGGGCTACTCACTGGGCCcaggtttaggaaaatagagtattaaatatctaaccaaatatacaaatatacaagacaGAAGTGTCCTCAAGGAGCAGAAGCAAAAGTGAGTGCCTCGTAGGGTAACAATAGGAGTGTTATAAGtacaagaaaatgaaataaaatggtgGACAGAAAACAGACTGCTTCTGATAGCATAATATTGCACAAGATATTGAAAAGTAGAAATGTGCATCATATGACGTAATAGTGCGCCTGATGTTGGTTTAATATTGGTGTCAGTGTCCTTTGTCTCAGCTCATCCCTGCAGAAGAAGGTGGAGTTacacagtttgatggccacaggtaGAAAAGATCTCCTGTGGCGTGAATGTCCTTGATTTCATGTGTTGCAACATGTTAAGGAATTGTCGTGTGTTATCTGCAGTCCGTGCAAAATCACAAAGGTCACCATGTAATTCACAGCAGCACCATCAGAGTTTGCTAATTACATTGCATGGAAACTGAGCACAGGCCTGTGGTGTGTGAGCTGCTGCTTCTTTACGCACCCCTGAATGCGGTGTATATTTCTCTCTGTAGATTTGATTTGAGGTGGATATGAACTCACCACTGCACTGGCTGCAGCCTGAATCTAGAGGGTAGTTTCACTGGATTCAATTCACGTGCTCATTCCAACTGTCCCTCGTGTTTGAAACCGTTTTTGAGTCCATGTAATCCCCCGTGTCcactcatatatatatatatgtatatatgcaaCATCCCTTTTTCTCTGTCCTCGGATTTTTCAAAGAAGTTGCACGAAGGTCACTCCAACACACAGCTCCATCTGACTGGAATAATCTTCCTCTTTTCTTGAGATCTGTTTCCTCTTTCCGCTGCTTCAGGACTTCCTCATATTCTCAAAACAACCTGTTCACGTTTTTAAAATGCACTGAAAGCTGCTGTGACGATCCGAGGTCACGGTATCCGATTGTAATTTTCTTGCACAGCAGCTGAGGGCAGGGAGCTGGTGAGGAAGACGTCTGTGTCCGTGTATTTGTAGCGTGTGTTTGTCTTGTGATGCAGTTTTGCCTGCGTGTTTTTGCTCTGTATTGAGATGCAGCATCAATACACTCAAATTCTTTACGCGCAGTCACTGCAAAAATGGTGACACCCAAAGAGGCACAACACCAGGAAACTGAAGTGAGACGAtgcatgttattttaaaatatattttcaaccTCTTGCGTGGATTTTTATTCTGAATATATGTGAAATTATTCTGTCTGTTGTCACTGAGCCATTTCATACACATAAATGGACGTGGGCCACGGTGACCTGGCCGCGCGCCCACGTGCTTCACATCGGCCTTCAATCTTAATCACAAGAAGGAGATGAATTATTTCCACACAGCCACTTGTGTGAGACCAAGGCTGCGTCCCATTATTGATTTGATTCAGCACATTTGACACCGGTTGGATCACCTGAGGGCCGCAgactcctctctgctccttcaTCAACACTGACAGTAACATCTGAAGACGTCATCCAAAAGTAATCCCgtctatgttttattttatcaacaGGAATATGGTGCCCAGGTTCTCCTTTTAGGGAGCAGGTTTGCGTCATCTGAATGAGCCATGGTGTCGATATAAAGCAAAACATAAGCTGCAGTGTGACACGTGAATATTATTCACCATACCGTTTTATTTTGactctttattatttttctctggTGATTGAAAGGGCAACAGGGTGACACATCCTACACCTGAGCTCCAGCTGTGTGGATTAGTGCGTAGAGGTGTCACTCTGCTCGGGTCCTGTGCCACTTATTTGCGTAATTCAAGGAAATTCATCAATTCCAActggaaataataaaaaatgatctCACAGGCAGTGTTGTTTTCCAGCTTAGTTTAAGAAAGGAAGGATTTCAGCTCCAGGAGACACACATTCTGTGTATGAATATTTTTTGCAAAGCAGATTTGAGCTGCCagagagagaaacgcaacaACCCAACGGAACCGGTGAAGCTGTCTGAGTCCAGCCTGCCCTGTGAGCCCTTTAGTTGGGGGGGAAAGGCGTCCTCACTGTGCAGCTAACTCCGCCGCGCCACCTTAAAAAACTCTTCCGGTTTTCTAGACATCCCCTTTAAGAGATTTTTCCACTGGTCCTTgcagccagcagggggcgctgccAGACCGCGCCATGCCACCAAACTGACTGTAAGCAGAGAGAGGCACAGCGGGGGgaatcaaacacattttctctgtcCATTTTTTATACGGAATACGCGCATTTTTGGGGCGATTTCGTTCCGTCTCTTTACGCAGGGACTCGCAGACGTCTCCGCATCTTAAAAAACACCAAGTAAACATGCATgagagcacagaaacacacgcaaATGTTATTTGATTTCCAAAGAAAATCCAAAATAGcgggattttttaaaatggttgATTTAATATAGATTCGGCTGCTGTtaagaaacaaaacagctgTGGGAGTGAGACACATATTTGGCGCTCATGTGCAGATTAAATTGGGATCATTTGATGTGAATtatttcacagtgaaaacataATTCTTCATTTGGTTTGGGAGGCAATTCAAGCTCTCCTGGACTCCCCCGGATCACACTTTTGAGAAGCGTTTCCCCCAAAACCGTAACACCAACATGTAGCGCTGCGGTCGTGACCGTGCGTAAAGTCCACCCCGGGCCTGTAAGCCACAATAACCTGCTTCATTCGTTAAGCGCGCGCTGTGTTTTCACCGTGCGCGCGCGATGATGCAATTAACAAATGATTAAGTCAACGAAATCTTGAAAAAATAAGCAGCTGGATGAGCGTTATGGCGCTGCGTAACGGGGAGTCGCAATAAGCGTTATGTAAGCGCCTGCAGTGTGCGCCTCCGCCGAGGACACCGAGCCCGCCGGAGGAGAAACTACACAGCTGACTCCGGTAGACTTTGAAGTCGCTTGAGGTGGAGCGGGATTTAAAATAGATATAATCCAAGAGGTTTTGTTATGAAGGCAGGGATGTAGCGAGGAGAAATCAACCCATCAGTTCAGGTTACTTTTAATTTGCGTAATTCTATCGCGTTTTTCGGGTGATATCACACCACATGAGAGGAAGTTAACACATGTTGCATGGATGTATGACCTTTAAACTGAAGAGacataaaagataaaacaaaattgaAGTTGCTGGCGTGATCATAAGTGACAGGAGCTCATGTGTTACCCACCTTTTTATTCTCTGAAGTTGTTAGCCTATCTGAGAATAAAGTAAATACATCTGAAGAGAACAGTGCGTGATTTTGCTCCAGTCTGTTTAAACCGCCTGCTGCTTCCTCTTTtagaattatttttgttttactggaGGAATATTAACCTCTGTGTCTGTTCCTTTTTGCGCATGTACACGTTGATATTTTTAGTGCTTTCATTTTGAAGGTAAACAGGCCTGATCTCACCAGATTCCACCTCCATCAATATATCTACACAGCAGCTCCAATACTTCTTGTTTTGAATCGATTGCTATTCAATAAACAGGTTTTTATTAAGGCAGTAGTTTGGAGGCATTTTCCTTCAGGACGCATGAATCCTTCACACTCAGGTGTCTCTTTTTTTAACAACTTCATGGCGCTTTCCAGCTATCAGTCTGCCACCCTCCCCTGAATTCATTTGTCATCACGGTGATATTTGAAATGGATACAGTCGTTATGTATTTGGGAGAAGCCCGGGGAGGCTGCGTCACGTtgccaaaacacaaatgaatCAAGATGAGCAGATTAGGCGGTCATGGCAGCGAGTTTCcacaggagaaagagagacgacTCAATCCTCAATcgatgtaagaaaaaaaaagtagagactaaaatgtgtttgaatGCGTTTTATTTAAAGAAAGAATAAATGGAAATTATGGAAGAGACGAACTGTTTCATTGCCTCATGTTGAAACAGCTGGTTTGGATCATTTATATTTTGTCTATCAAGCATCTGAATATTGTGAATATAGTTTGTGTAATTTGTGGGATGCAGATTTCATCTTTTAATAGCTGCATATTAATGGAAGACATTCTTATACAAAACCCTGTCTCTAATTATGCTCGTCACTTCATAAATTAACGAGGCCTCGTGTGTCTCTCCGGTGACCCCCCTCAACGTGCACAACATTATACCTGATCCTCTCTCTTGTTAAATGGACTTTGGTCTGCAGCACCATTGGGTTACCGTGTGCATCTGCTCCTTGATGGGTGCATCCACAAATTCATTTGCAAGCTGCTCATAAAGGAGGCCTGGAGACGCAAAGGAAATTTGGAACATCGTGACAAGTTGATATCTGAAAGTGGTGAACGGAGAATGAATGTGTGCAGGAAAGtccaaaaataaacatgcacCTTAGGATCATAAAGTTATGTATGCAAAGGTAAAGTAATCAGATTAGACATTAGACTATAACAACATATATACCTGGCGCGCCCTTGTAATAAACTCCCACATGGAGTCAGCTCTGTGCCCAAACATATGAGTGAAACATCCCCATTTAAACGCTGTTTGACGGCGCTCTGTCCACGTTTCCGACCCGAGAGGCAGCTCCGTGGGCTCGGATTACACTCCAAACAAGCCTCAATCAGGCCACGTTATTATCGAGGATTCACTGTAACATGCTGATCTTATCAGAGCTGGATCACCAGGAGCAATCTCCCCTGTTTGACAACATCgacagcagaggaaaaaagagagacatttaaaaaaaaccaaaacacattaGAAAATGAGTTTAACATGATATTATACACGTGGCATCACATGGACACTGCTGTGAGGGAAACACAACCAACTTAATATCAGAATAATATATAAATTTAAACCTCAAtcccactgagcaagcaacgtctgtggacgtCCAAGTCTAGTTGATATCATGTCCACAGATGTGATATCAACTAGACTTGGacgtccacagacgttgcttgctcagtgggaAGCATGATTAAGTCACTACAAACAAATCCTGTACTCACATCACTTTGTAAGCTGTATTAATATGATTATAAATAAAGACAGTTACAAAGGTAAAATCATTATAAACTCAGCCATATTTTAAATCTACTGGCAGCAGCAGTACCTCACAAAATGAAGTGATAAAGACTGTGACTTAATACTGAGCTCTACAGATACACATAAATTATTTTTGAAGGAAAGTTCTACCGATTTTTTCATTCAAAGTTTAAAAGATCTTCTGCAGCAAAATAAGGCCTAAATTAGGAGTTAGTAACAATGAGTCTGTCTCTCCCCTTTGTCCCACATCCTGAATACCTGATATAAAGAAGTGGGTGAAAGTTGGTTGAAACCTTATCTGGCAAAAGCCCAGACAacccccctcccaaaaaaaagTGTCCTA
This is a stretch of genomic DNA from Epinephelus fuscoguttatus linkage group LG21, E.fuscoguttatus.final_Chr_v1. It encodes these proteins:
- the LOC125882292 gene encoding uncharacterized protein LOC125882292, which encodes MLAAFVCTLVSLRSFSVAQPAPDHEDSPWFVGCVDASSGLYAPKGVRDLDPVTCSVRCLDEGYQVAALTSEACYCGNQQQGLVASECFNTSSSGGTKDVRGGRQSVLYLPGQGTMALYRTEGPFLHRLHLSTSPHRVQAGRTFALVVSGNLAGRPHQPTGILEVRGQDLSYVTVQFQETTPKGQSSQRVNVLDDGSFVASHDWILEMPGRYELNVSVSNPLSTLSSTLHLSVSQSSAHGLVVSVLHGPLRVPSCTPSLHTDSSSATVEAVYLGDPVTLQAHMTGDGAAVEFSWLFTHKEKERNMEGVKTVCLPSSDCVNSTVTWTFETEGVHVVSVNASSADGWTQETIHVVVVPCAVSNFRVSASENQLTSGEDLSVDVELFTTMKPLLVLNLTVNAEYGSTDTEDNDDKNISDNIKTTHQENSTDQGCNDSNHGNNSCDHSLSQNHNNIDCREGTNSSDTPHFVPLCLLHASNHSSCHLHLHLHCRLPTTAGQYHLTASLLSTSDPSSAFWELEISSFSTCRIQPGGCEPC